A region of Clostridium acetobutylicum ATCC 824 DNA encodes the following proteins:
- a CDS encoding YdcF family protein, producing the protein MDVNSFIVLLKYMSLSVFIFIIIILILINLYPLLFYKSPITKLRRDSFDVIIILGFPALQNGKPSPIMRERVIKAVKLFNKGYANKIICSGGGVYNKYIESDVMANFAKSLGIPNGCLIKEDKSRNTYQNIQNSIKIMENKHWSSAIVVTSPWHLRRSNYFLSKFNIAYRMEKSDYPKEFSYLYIIAMYMWENYVMTKTKMNLLLSFLLLEIYLGYLSYVYYYLQ; encoded by the coding sequence ATGGATGTTAATAGTTTTATTGTTTTATTAAAATATATGTCATTAAGTGTTTTTATTTTTATTATCATAATTCTTATATTAATCAACTTATATCCACTTTTATTTTATAAGTCTCCTATAACAAAATTGAGAAGAGATAGTTTTGATGTGATAATTATTTTAGGATTTCCTGCTTTGCAGAACGGAAAGCCCTCTCCTATAATGAGAGAACGAGTTATAAAAGCAGTTAAATTATTTAATAAAGGATACGCTAATAAGATTATATGTTCTGGTGGAGGAGTATATAATAAATATATTGAATCGGATGTTATGGCTAATTTCGCAAAATCATTAGGTATTCCAAATGGTTGTTTGATTAAAGAGGATAAATCAAGAAACACCTATCAAAATATACAAAATTCAATAAAGATAATGGAGAATAAACATTGGTCATCAGCAATAGTAGTAACTTCTCCTTGGCATTTAAGACGTTCTAACTATTTTCTATCAAAATTTAACATAGCATATCGAATGGAGAAATCCGACTATCCAAAAGAATTCTCTTATCTTTATATTATTGCTATGTACATGTGGGAGAATTATGTAATGACTAAAACTAAAATGAATTTACTTCTTTCTTTTCTACTATTAGAAATTTATCTAGGTTATTTATCATACGTTTATTATTATCTTCAATAG